Proteins from one Lycium ferocissimum isolate CSIRO_LF1 unplaced genomic scaffold, AGI_CSIRO_Lferr_CH_V1 ctg2710, whole genome shotgun sequence genomic window:
- the LOC132043685 gene encoding receptor-like protein EIX2, whose product MGSNSFQFIFLILFYHLFYFTCIDYHFVCSAGTSKVSTCIETEKKALLKFKENLRDHSGRLSSWTDQENCCQWIGVSCDDKTGNVVKLDLRNTFSTNNELGGEINPSLLDLQKLTYLDLSMNDFGGIKVPEFIGNLEKLRYLNLSRASFSGSVSPFLGNLSNLQVLDLSMYSENPAENDLEWLKGLSFLEHLNLGGSDLSKATNSWLQTINDHLPSLLELHLPQCQLLNLPSSLPSLNLTSLLVLDLSNNAFNSSIFPRWIFKLSNLLHLDLNSNNIFSELPDEFANLTSLEYLDLSSNYVTNGTLKRSLGKLCNLKTLILSYNSIAGDLTDFINALSECQSNNLETLDLSYNKLTGNLPDTLGYLRKLKILQLRYNSLTGTIPETIGNLSSLEALYLTSNKMSGNLTPNIGQLTSLVSLDISDNMWDGIVTEVHLLNLSNLQEFSVGMTHGKNITLAFNISPNWTPPFKLTFLTIQSCQLGPKFPHWLKDQNELTSIIFTTSGISDAVPDWFVELDLKLDNLNMAENSLTGKVPNKFQFNFLANVDLSTNRFEGPLPLWSSNVTTLYLRDNLFSGPIPVNICEALLNLTDLDISKNNLNGTIPLCVGDMHQLTTLALNNNQLIGQFPDFWGKLIYLYYIDMSENHLSGQIPGSLGSLSYLMFLRLSGNNLSGDLPSSFRNCTRMISIDLSNNELSGLIPAWLGETMRSLLILSVGNNRFSGPIPLNMCSLSGLHILELSENNLSGSIPSCFGNLEAFKVELTDTEAGRYQGTLKLDAKGRILYYDNILYLVNSIDLSSNNLSGEIPVQITSLYKLGTLNLSRNHLTGKIPTDIGNLRWIETLDLSINQLSGPIPPSITTLDFLTHLNLSYNDLSGRIPTSTQFQTKVDPTIFQGNDALCGPPLKKCFDDGTTTSHSGADDEEETDDEDKLEKIWFFAVVGLGYLVGFWVFFGTLVIKKIWRISYFRFIETCIVELDEWSWSFRHKMLGYLTCRKKT is encoded by the coding sequence ATGGGGAGCAACTCATTTCAATTTATCTTTCTCATATTGTTTTATCATCTTTTCTATTTCACTTGCATAGACTATCACTTTGTTTGCTCTGCTGGCACCTCTAAAGTGAGCACTTGCATTGAAACAGAGAAGAAAGCACTGcttaaatttaaagaaaatcttAGAGATCATTCAGGCAGGCTATCTTCTTGGACTGATCAAGAAAATTGCTGTCAATGGATTGGTGTAAGTTGTGACGACAAGACAGGAAACGTGGTAAAGCTTGACCTGAGAAACACATTTTCAACAAACAACGAATTGGGAGGTGAGATTAATCCATCTTTACTTGATTTACAAAAATTGACATACTTAGACTTGAGCATGAACGATTTTGGAGGAATTAAAGTACCTGAATTCATCGGTAACCTTGAAAAATTGAGGTATCTCAATCTTTCTAGGGCATCGTTTTCGGGTTCAGTATCTCCATTTCTCGGAAATCTCTCAAATTTGCAAGTTCTTGATTTGAGTATGTACTCTGAAAATCCAGCTGAGAATGATCTTGAATGGCTAAAAggactttcttttcttgaacattTAAATTTGGGAGGTTCAGATCTTAGCAAAGCCACTAATTCTTGGCTTCAAACAATCAATGATCATCTTCCTTCTCTCTTGGAGTTGCATTTGCCTCAATGTCAACTTCTAAACCTTCCATCTTCTCTTCCATCTCTAAATCTTACTTCCCTTTTGGTACTTGATCTTTCCAACAATGCTTTCAACTCAAGTATTTTCCCTCGATGGATATTCAAACTTAGTAACCTCCTGCATCTGGACTTAAACTCCAACAATATCTTTAGTGAACTGCCTGATGAGTTTGCAAATCTCACTTCCCTTGAATATCTTGATCTATCTTCCAACTATGTTACCAATGGGACACTCAAGAGAAGCTTGGGGAAACTATGCAATTTGAAGACTTTGATCCTCTCCTACAACAGCATCGCTGGAGACCTTACTGATTTCATCAATGCCTTATCTGAATGCCAAAGCAACAACTTGGAGACATTGGACTTGAGTTACAATAAATTGACTGGAAATCTTCCTGATACATTAGGCTACTTAAGGAAGCTAAAAATTCTTCAACTGAGGTACAACTCACTGACAGGCACAATACCTGAAACTATAGGGAACTTATCTTCATTGGAGGCACTCTACCTCACATCCAACAAAATGAGTGGGAACCTCACCCCTAATATCGGGCAGCTCACGTCGTTGGTCTCGTTGGACATCTCTGATAATATGTGGGACGGTATTGTCACAGAAGTCCATTTACTGAATCTTTCTAACTTGCAAGAATTTTCAGTTGGCATGACACATGGTAAAAATATTACCTTGGCATTCAACATCAGCCCAAATTGGACTCCTCCATTCAAGCTGACATTCTTGACCATTCAGTCGTGCCAATTAGGCCCCAAATTCCCACATTGGCTGAAGGATCAGAATGAGCTCACCAGCATAATATTCACCACCTCAGGGATTTCAGATGCTGTACCGGATTGGTTTGTAGAGTTGGATTTGAAGCTTGATAATCTAAACATGGCTGAAAACAGCTTGACAGGGAAAGTTCCCAACAAATTCCAGTTCAACTTTCTAGCCAATGTGGATTTAAGCACCAATCGCTTCGAGGGACCTCTCCCACTATGGTCTTCTAATGTTACAACATTGTATCTGAGGGATAACTTGTTTTCAGGACCTATTCCTGTCAACATTTGTGAAGCACTTCTCAATTTAACTGATTTGGACATCTCCAAGAACAATCTAAATGGCACCATACCCTTGTGCGTGGGTGATATGCATCAGTTGACTACTTTAGCCCTTAATAATAACCAACTTATCGGACAGTTTCCTGATTTTTGGGGTAAGCTAATATATCTTTATTATATAGATATGTCAGAGAACCATCTATCCGGCCAAATTCCAGGCTCACTAGGTTCTCTCTCTTATCTAATGTTCTTAAGACTCTCAGGCAACAATCTCTCTGGAGATTTGCCTTCGAGTTTTAGAAATTGCACAAGAATGATTAGCATTGATCTTAGTAATAATGAGTTGTCAGGTTTAATCCCAGCTTGGCTAGGGGAAACAATGAGATCACTGTTAATCCTTAGTGTAGGGAATAATAGGTTTTCTGGTCCCATTCCTTTAAACATGTGTAGCCTTTCAGGTCTTCACATACTGGAACTTTCAGAAAACAACTTATCTGGTTCTATCCCGTCCTGTTTTGGCAATTTGGAAGCCTTCAAGGTTGAGCTAACCGATACAGAAGCTGGACGATATCAAGGGACATTGAAACTTGACGCAAAAGGAAGAATACTTTATTATGATAATATCCTTTACCTAGTAAATAGCATCGACCTCTCGAGCAATAATTTATCTGGAGAAATCCCAGTACAGATAACAAGTTTATACAAACTTGGAACCTTGAACTTGTCCAGGAACCATTTGACAGGAAAAATACCAACGGATATTGGAAATTTGCGATGGATTGAAACCTTAGATCTTTCAATAAATCAACTGTCAGGTCCTATTCCACCAAGCATAACTACTTTAGACTTTTTGACACACTTGAACTTGTCTTATAACGACTTGTCAGGAAGAATTCCCACTAGCACACAGTTCCAAACCAAAGTTGATCCAACAATTTTCCAAGGAAATGATGCGCTTTGTGGTCCTCCTTTGAAAAAGTGTTTTGATGATGGGACTACAACTTCTCATAGTGGAGcggatgatgaagaagaaacaGATGATGAAGATAAACTTGAGAAAATATGGttctttgctgttgttggtCTGGGATACTTGGTTGGCTTCTGGGTATTTTTTGGCACTTTGGTCATCAAGAAAATATGGAGAATTTCTTATTTCAGATTTATAGAGACATGCATTGTGGAGTTAGACGAATGGTCATGGAGTTTTCGGCATAAAATGTTAGGATATTTAACGTGTAGAAAAAAGACCTAG